The following are from one region of the Capsicum annuum cultivar UCD-10X-F1 chromosome 1, UCD10Xv1.1, whole genome shotgun sequence genome:
- the LOC107844376 gene encoding uncharacterized protein LOC107844376 codes for MVVALRYVNKNDKVNERVIAIVRVGDTSETPSAYCIHCFAHQLQLTLVAVAKKYLLVDDFFAIITNVLNVMGASFKLRDKLRDHQAEILEQLLESCEVQSEKGWDALMNEVRVFYDKHEILVPKMDNFYLPKNLNRRPSSVTYSHHLRVELFYTIIDFQLQELNNHFDVVSGNLLIGMAILNPSNAFANFDKEKIMLLAEHYPDEFGELKLRELSYQLDTFIIHMRRGDPIFSNLKEIGDLAEALVNTNLVKTYSLVYLLVKLTLFLPVATATVEKVFLSMKHIKNELHNSIGDAFLSDCIVCYIEKDIFVNISNDAIIDHF; via the exons ATGGTCGTTGCGTTGAGGTATGTTAACAAAAATGATAAAGTGAATGAGCGAGTTATTGCTATTGTTCGTGTTGGTGATACATCG gaaactcCATCGGCATATTGCATCCATTGTTTTGCTCACCAATTACAATTGACACTTGTAGCCGTTGCCAAAAAATATTTGCTTGTGGATGATTTTTTTGCTATTATTACTAATGTGTTGAATGTGATGGGAGCATCATTTAAGCTCAGAGATAAACTTCGGGATCATCAAGCAGAAATATTGGAGCAACTACTAGAAAGTTGTGAAGTTCAAAgtgaaaaagg ATGGGATGCTTTGATGAATGAAGTTCGTGTATTTTATGATAAACATGAAATCTTGGTACCTAAGATGGATAATTTTTATCTTCCCAAAAATTTAAACCGTAGGCCTTCTAGTGTTACTTACTCACATCACTTACGTGTTGAGCTCTTTTATACTATAATTGACTTTCAACTTCAAGAGCTTAATAATCATTTTGATGTTGTGAGTGGTAACTTGCTTATTGGTATGGCAATATTGAATCCATCTAATGCTTTTGCTAATtttgataaggaaaaaataatgttatTGGCCGAACATTATCCAGATGAGTTTGGTGAATTAAAGCTTCGGGAGCTTAGTTACCAACTTGATACTTTCATTATACACATGCGACGTGGTGATCCTATATTCTCTAATTTGAAAGAAATTGGTGATTTGGCAGAAGCACTGGTTAACACAAATCTTGTGAAAACTTATTCTCTTGTGTACTTACTTGTGAAGTTGACCTTGTTTCTACCAGTCGCTACTGCAACTGTAGAGAAAGTTTTTTTATCCATGAAGCATATCAAGAATGAATTGCATAACAGTATTGGTGATGCATTTTTAAGTGATTGTATAGTTTGTTACATTGAGAAGGatatatttgtaaatataagCAACGATGCAATCATTGACCATTTTTAG